From Hylaeus volcanicus isolate JK05 chromosome 2, UHH_iyHylVolc1.0_haploid, whole genome shotgun sequence, the proteins below share one genomic window:
- the LOC128872497 gene encoding homeobox-like protein HDP1 isoform X2, whose product MCDLIDLNSPDTKGLLSTQLASPLIPVPKDTAYDNYNDHANETRSLATEKRNSLENNPFDMVLHKTTEYIQKKHDPFEVTLEKALRSKRKKNSSVDFTDSLKQKRYSQKLKMNRTLDESLINRKLNQKTVSTNKIVNENIVSDSNKTNMLNDENTNNPSTIDVQDANLSILNQSIMNDTLLEPFKELNKEETNSISQSKTLICMELDKVNINKKPTSPTFLRVPKLLRSHSQGEKVSPKRSYLKHLSLIESLRTNSESGSSIHSTDFMNEGFLNSRSDRGSVLSSISNISSMNRLSSVSSTSYLSTMLSDGTINRTFLESCSSEKSDNMKLTEQTDFDKEINLVSSISMCSITNASNKAHSSMSDLTDQFNKLKAKTLELRVLENSPNEKNEIASISSNNVKECMTVMEKNEECNTNNKLIDVDIFTPDMSSSKEQSKSSISDVSSDSVFSEENKMNKSILHEAKLLAKTFEDLAVKTSSGSSIDDLITNNSSWTLELLPAFDDEVDNLIELPTSPNINTINSANEKVVECSYNTDSCSNKRETNMKDLEMELIEPISVEKRVATATLLLDLKKLITAENNMEANKLLDNLETVLGINWKNNTELLTTYLNSTNDLSKSPQKSNSCLEIKNVTENNMEQSQEDNLNSSLSNDVKGSVICADMNLNDSNMSKYSVDNQKNVKEINDNENELDTQNICKKDSSCRTDNNNSFENEKIVMELLTNLGKLLTGQTKEHSSLNLLKNLGKVLNCASNNCDTNENIKNDSNKIKIQHTSKKSKIKVENKSRTSILSKSDNRLSLDLESKKQPVSKNFIRRSISVSQTPPTKNLPRPLMSKGKNASQLKQVTKRFPSDPGFISSTSSTTVITHNNKEDVEKDLQKEKTTMISSVKTKLKKKIGGDISQKKGPLKAVLPIGSMHKRESISKKVSPITDAATPPKFHKIISSTPNSIHSTAENKCTTKRYSRSSKPVASSTPDAQNSKTCKVQSQITNGLKKRNFSCDISPVTTRVNLNDSNGTNNSPKRVSKLPSPKRTTPKRCPVNSSIPKSQTPPVSKRLNSSFDVNQYERLCKSPQRLSHKRSISQKNSPISMRNTNGSTQCSPLRDSNKIIHKVKPINLISKLRRHSIGTNVMEKENNYI is encoded by the exons ATGTGCGATCTCATAGATTTAAATAGCCCTGACACAAAGGGCTTGTTGAGCACTCAACTTGCATCACCTTTAATACCAGTTCCTAAAGATACAGCATACGATAATTATAATGATCATGCCAATGAAACAAGGTCTTTAGCAACAGAAAAACGTAATAGCTTAGAAAATAACCCTTTTGACATGGTGCTACACAAAACTACAGAATACATTCAGAAAAAACATGATCCTTTTGAGGTGACTTTGGAAAAAGCACTAAGatcaaaacgtaaaaaaaattcttctgtTGATTTTACAGACAGTCTTAAACAAAAAAGATATTCTcaaaagttgaaaatgaaCAGGACATTAGATGAATCTTTAATTAATAGGAAACTAAATCAGAAAACTGTATCTACTAATAAAATAGTTAATGAAAACATAGTATctgattcgaataaaactaaTATGTTAAATGATGAGAATACTAACAATCCATCTACTATCGATGTTCAAGATGCTAATTTGTCCATTTTGAATCAGTCTATAATGAATGATACATTACTTGAACCATtcaaagaattgaataaagaGGAAACAAACTCTATTTCACAAAGTAAGACATTAATATGTATGGAATTAGataaagttaatattaataaaaagccAACTTCTCCCACATTTTTGAGAGTACCAAAACTTCTTCGATCTCATTCACAAGGAGAAAAAGTATCTCCAAAAAGATCATACTTAAAACATTTATCACTAATAGAATCTTTACGTACAAATTCTGAAAGTGGTAGTAGTATACATTCAACTGACTTCATGAATGAAGGATTTTTAAATAGTCGCTCTGACAGAGGTTCTGTATTGTCAAgcatatcaaatatttcttcaatgaataGATTAAGCTCTGTTTCTTCTACAAGTTATTTATCAACTATGTTATCAGATGGCACTATTAATAGAACATTCCTAGAAAGTTGTTCATCAGAAAAATCagataatatgaaattaacTGAACAAACCGATtttgataaagaaataaacttgGTTTCATCGATATCAATGTGCTCAATAACAAATGCTTCAAACAAAGCTCATTCTTCAATGTCTGATTTAACAGaccaatttaataaactaaagGCTAAAACTTTAGAACTTCGTGTTCTTGAAAATTctccaaatgaaaaaaatgaaatcgcaTCTATCTCTTCCAACAATGTCAAAGAATGTATGACtgtaatggaaaaaaatgagGAATGTAATACGAATAATAAACTCATAGATGTTGATATATTTACGCCAGATATGAGCTCTAGTAAAGAGCAATCCAAAAGTTCTATTTCAGATGTTTCATCAGATTCAGTATTTTCT gaagaaaataaaatgaataagtCAATACTTCACGAAGCAAAACTCCTTGCAAAAACTTTTGAAGATTTGGCTGTAAAAACAAGTTCTGGAT caAGCATTGATGAtcttattacaaataattcatcatGGACTTTAGAATTATTACCAGCATTTGATGACGAAgtagataatttaattgaattaccCACATCTCCtaatataaatactataaattCAGCAAATGAAAAAGTTGTGGAATGTTCATATAATACTGATTCATGttcaaataaaagagaaacaaatatgaaagatTTAGAAATGGAACTTATTGAACCAATATCAGTAGAAAAACGTGTTGCAACTGCAACACTTTTATTGGATCTAAAAAAACTTATTACAGCAGAGAACAATATGGAAGCAAATAAACTACTAGATAATTTAGAAACAGTTTTAGGTATTAATTGGAAGAATAATACCGAATTACTGACTACTTATCTTAATTCAACCAATGATTTATCAAAAAGTCCACAAAAATCAAACAGttgtttagaaataaaaaacgtaacagaaaataatatggAACAGAGTCAGGAggataatttaaatagtagTTTGTCAAACGATGTGAAAGGATCAGTAATTTGTGCAgatatgaatttgaatgattCAAATATGAGTAAATATTCTGTTGATAATCaaaagaatgtaaaagaaataaatgataatgaaaatgaGCTGGATActcaaaatatatgtaaaaaagaCTCTTCTTGCAGAacagataataataattcttttgagaacgaaaaaattgttatggAACTTCTTACAAACCTAGGAAAACTATTAACTGGACAGACGAAAGAACATTCAAGTTtgaatttacttaaaaatttaggaaaagtattaaattgtGCTTCCAATAACTGTgatacgaatgaaaatataaaaaatgatagtaataaaataaaaatccaacaTACTTCAaagaaatctaaaataaaGGTCGAAAATAAATCGCGTACTTCAATTTTATCTAAATCAGACAACAGATTAAGTTTAGATTTAGAATCAAAA AAACAACCAGTtagtaagaattttattagaagAAGTATATCAGTATCTCAAACACCGCCAACTAAAAATTTACCTCGTCCGTTAATGTCTAAGGGCAAAAATGCATCGCAACTGAAGCAAGTTACAAAACGTTTTCCTAGCGATCCTGGCTTTATTAGTTCAACATCAAGTACAACAGTTATTACACATAACAACAAGGAAGACGTAGAAAAAG atttacagaaagaaaaaactacGATGATCAGTTCCGTTAAAactaaattgaaaaaaaaaattggtggGGATATTTCACAGAAAAAGGGTCCACTGAAAGCTGTTCTGCCCATAGGCAGTATGCACAAGAGAG AAAGTATTAGTAAGAAAGTAAGTCCAATCACGGACGCGGCAACGCCACCtaaattccataaaattatTAGTAGTACGCCTAATTCAATACATAGTACCGCAGAAAACAAATGCACTACAAAAAGATATTCACGATCTTCAAAACCAGTGGCTTCCTCCACTCCGGATGCTCAGAATTCTAAAACTTGTAAAGTACAATCGCAAATAACTAACGGTTTAAAGAAGCGAAACTTTTCTTGCGATATCTCTCCAGTAACTACGCGTGTAAATCTTAATGATAGTAATGGAACAAATAATAGTCCTAAAAG AGTTAGTAAACTACCGTCCCCGAAGAGAACAACACCTAAACGTTGTCCAGTGAATTCTAGCATTCCAAAATCTCAGACTCCGCCCGTGAGTAAGAGATTGAATTCTTCGTTTGATGTTAATCAGTACGAACGTTTGTGCAAATCTCCACAGCGTTTGTCGCATAAACGATCGATTTCTCAAAAGAATTCACCAATTTCCATGAGAAATACTAATGGTAGTACACAATGTAGTCCTCTAAGAgacagtaataaaattattcacaaaGTGAAACCGATCAATCTG atcTCGAAACTCCGACGGCACAGCATTGGTACCAATgtaatggaaaaagaaaacaattatatttaa
- the LOC128872503 gene encoding lamin-C-like isoform X2: MSTKASKKVASVTSSSSGVQSPQFTSTPIGQRPGSPLSPTRYSRLQEKQDLQNLNDRLACYIDKVRHLESENSRLSREVQTSQETITREVSNIKSMYEHELSDARKLLDDTARERAKLEIDTKRLWDSNEELKSKLDKKLMDLQVAERSVLLYETRCNDLQSQYNQSQAERKKLIDRERELEQEVDKLKALLDDTRKHLADETLQRVVLENSIQSLKEDISFKDQVYQQELTETRTKRQIEISEIDGRLAEQYEAKLQQSLQELRDQYEGQMRANREEIELLYESKIKNLAAHAQRNSGAASIAVEELRQTRTRIDGLNQKINELEASNNALNARIRDLENLRENEKARHAESLASLETELSRMRDEMTQQLQEYQDLMDIKVALDLEIAAYRKLLESEEARLNITPTQSSTTTSTGRSTPSRHTPLRGGKRKRTLLEESEERSSTDYSVSGTARGDIEITEADPQGRFVKLTNKGNKELGLSGWQIIRKAGSLETVFKFHRTAKIEAGATVMVWSSDIGATHEPPSNIVMKSQKWFTADTMTTILLNNEGEEMATSECKRQQLSTSLSRHRENLGFRTSEDLHHQQRRYLYPY; encoded by the exons ATGTCAACGAAAGCGAGTAAGAAGGTCGCATCGGTGACCAGTTCGAGTAGCGGCGTGCAATCACCGCAATTCACGTCAACGCCGATCGGCCAACGGCCAGGAAGTCCTTTGAGTCCGACTCGTTATTCTCGTCTCCAAGAGAAGCAGGATTTACAGAATCTAAATGACCGGTTGGCTTGTTACATCGACAAAGTACGTCATTTGGAATCGGAGAATTCCCGACTTTCGCGGGAGGTTCAGACGAGCCAGGAGACTATCACACGCGAAGTATCCAACATAAAGTCGATGTACGAACATGAATTGTCCGATGCAAGGAAATTACTGGATGACACCGCGAGAGAACGAGCGAAACTCGAGATTGATACCAAGCGGCTATGGGACAGCAACGAAGAACTCAAGtccaa GTTAGACAAGAAGCTAATGGACTTGCAAGTTGCTGAAAGAAGTGTGTTGCTATACGAAACTCGCTGCAACGACCTACAATCGCAATACAATCAATCCCAAGCAGAACGTAAAAAACTGATTGATAGAGAACGGGAATTGGAGCAAGAAGTAGACAAACTAAAAGCTTTGTTGGATGATACTCGTAAGCATCTTGCAGACGAAACTTTGCAACGCGTTGTCCTTGAAAACAGCATTCAGAGTCTGAAAGAAGACATTAGTTTCAAGGATCAAGTTTATCAACAAGAATTGACAGAAACAAGAACAAAAAGACAGATCGAAATCTCAGAGATAGATGGTCGTCTTGCTGAACAATATGAAGCAAAGTTGCAACAATCTTTACAAGAATTACGAGATCAATACGAAGGACAGATGCGAGCTAACAGAGAAGAAATTGAGTTATTGTATGAATCAAAGATTAAAAACTTGGCAGCTCACGCTCAACGTAATAGCGGGGCTGCCAGTATAGCCGTCGAAGAGTTGAGACAAACAAGGACAAGGATTGATGGACttaatcaaaaaattaatgaactaGAAGCATCTAATAACGCTCTCAATGCACGAATCAG GGATTTAGAAAACTTACGCGAGAATGAGAAGGCTCGTCATGCAGAAAGTTTGGCATCCTTAGAAACAGAATTATCGCGTATGCGCGATGAGATGACTCAACAACTACAAGAATATCAAGATCTCATGGACATCAAAGTCGCCCTTGATTTAGAAATTGCCGCATATCGTAAACTCTTGGAATCTGAAGAAGCCAG ATTAAATATCACGCCTACACAATCAAGTACAACAACGTCTACCGGTAGAAGTACTCCTTCGAGACACACTCCTTTAAGAGGTGGAAAACGAAAACGCACTTTGTTAGAAGAAAGTGAAGAACGCAGTAGTACTGATTACAGTGTATCTGGTACAGCTAGAGGTGACATAGAGATTACAGAAGCTGATCCCCAAGGACGATTTGTGAAACTTACTAATAAAGGCAATAAGGAATTAGGACTCAGTGGATGGCAAATTATTCGCAAAGCTGGGTCTCTGGAAACAGTATTTAAATTCCATCGTACTGCAAAAATAGAAGCAGGTGCTACTGTAATGGTATGGTCTTCGGATATCGGTGCTACACATGAACCACCATCAAATATTGTCATGAAGAGTCAAAAGTGGTTTACAGCAGATACTATGACAACTATACTTCTTAATAACGAAGGCGAA gAAATGGCTACTTCAGAGTGCAAAAGGCAACAACTGTCCACATCTTTATCTCGGCATAGAGAAAACTTGGGTTTTCGAACTTCCGAGGATCTTCACCATCAACAG AGAAGATATCTCTATCCATATTAA
- the LOC128872503 gene encoding lamin Dm0-like isoform X1, which translates to MSTKASKKVASVTSSSSGVQSPQFTSTPIGQRPGSPLSPTRYSRLQEKQDLQNLNDRLACYIDKVRHLESENSRLSREVQTSQETITREVSNIKSMYEHELSDARKLLDDTARERAKLEIDTKRLWDSNEELKSKLDKKLMDLQVAERSVLLYETRCNDLQSQYNQSQAERKKLIDRERELEQEVDKLKALLDDTRKHLADETLQRVVLENSIQSLKEDISFKDQVYQQELTETRTKRQIEISEIDGRLAEQYEAKLQQSLQELRDQYEGQMRANREEIELLYESKIKNLAAHAQRNSGAASIAVEELRQTRTRIDGLNQKINELEASNNALNARIRDLENLRENEKARHAESLASLETELSRMRDEMTQQLQEYQDLMDIKVALDLEIAAYRKLLESEEARLNITPTQSSTTTSTGRSTPSRHTPLRGGKRKRTLLEESEERSSTDYSVSGTARGDIEITEADPQGRFVKLTNKGNKELGLSGWQIIRKAGSLETVFKFHRTAKIEAGATVMVWSSDIGATHEPPSNIVMKSQKWFTADTMTTILLNNEGEEMATSECKRQQLSTSLSRHRENLGFRTSEDLHHQQADLRGDEFCRLM; encoded by the exons ATGTCAACGAAAGCGAGTAAGAAGGTCGCATCGGTGACCAGTTCGAGTAGCGGCGTGCAATCACCGCAATTCACGTCAACGCCGATCGGCCAACGGCCAGGAAGTCCTTTGAGTCCGACTCGTTATTCTCGTCTCCAAGAGAAGCAGGATTTACAGAATCTAAATGACCGGTTGGCTTGTTACATCGACAAAGTACGTCATTTGGAATCGGAGAATTCCCGACTTTCGCGGGAGGTTCAGACGAGCCAGGAGACTATCACACGCGAAGTATCCAACATAAAGTCGATGTACGAACATGAATTGTCCGATGCAAGGAAATTACTGGATGACACCGCGAGAGAACGAGCGAAACTCGAGATTGATACCAAGCGGCTATGGGACAGCAACGAAGAACTCAAGtccaa GTTAGACAAGAAGCTAATGGACTTGCAAGTTGCTGAAAGAAGTGTGTTGCTATACGAAACTCGCTGCAACGACCTACAATCGCAATACAATCAATCCCAAGCAGAACGTAAAAAACTGATTGATAGAGAACGGGAATTGGAGCAAGAAGTAGACAAACTAAAAGCTTTGTTGGATGATACTCGTAAGCATCTTGCAGACGAAACTTTGCAACGCGTTGTCCTTGAAAACAGCATTCAGAGTCTGAAAGAAGACATTAGTTTCAAGGATCAAGTTTATCAACAAGAATTGACAGAAACAAGAACAAAAAGACAGATCGAAATCTCAGAGATAGATGGTCGTCTTGCTGAACAATATGAAGCAAAGTTGCAACAATCTTTACAAGAATTACGAGATCAATACGAAGGACAGATGCGAGCTAACAGAGAAGAAATTGAGTTATTGTATGAATCAAAGATTAAAAACTTGGCAGCTCACGCTCAACGTAATAGCGGGGCTGCCAGTATAGCCGTCGAAGAGTTGAGACAAACAAGGACAAGGATTGATGGACttaatcaaaaaattaatgaactaGAAGCATCTAATAACGCTCTCAATGCACGAATCAG GGATTTAGAAAACTTACGCGAGAATGAGAAGGCTCGTCATGCAGAAAGTTTGGCATCCTTAGAAACAGAATTATCGCGTATGCGCGATGAGATGACTCAACAACTACAAGAATATCAAGATCTCATGGACATCAAAGTCGCCCTTGATTTAGAAATTGCCGCATATCGTAAACTCTTGGAATCTGAAGAAGCCAG ATTAAATATCACGCCTACACAATCAAGTACAACAACGTCTACCGGTAGAAGTACTCCTTCGAGACACACTCCTTTAAGAGGTGGAAAACGAAAACGCACTTTGTTAGAAGAAAGTGAAGAACGCAGTAGTACTGATTACAGTGTATCTGGTACAGCTAGAGGTGACATAGAGATTACAGAAGCTGATCCCCAAGGACGATTTGTGAAACTTACTAATAAAGGCAATAAGGAATTAGGACTCAGTGGATGGCAAATTATTCGCAAAGCTGGGTCTCTGGAAACAGTATTTAAATTCCATCGTACTGCAAAAATAGAAGCAGGTGCTACTGTAATGGTATGGTCTTCGGATATCGGTGCTACACATGAACCACCATCAAATATTGTCATGAAGAGTCAAAAGTGGTTTACAGCAGATACTATGACAACTATACTTCTTAATAACGAAGGCGAA gAAATGGCTACTTCAGAGTGCAAAAGGCAACAACTGTCCACATCTTTATCTCGGCATAGAGAAAACTTGGGTTTTCGAACTTCCGAGGATCTTCACCATCAACAG GCCGACCTTCGAGGAGATGAATTCTGCAGgcttatgtaa
- the LOC128872497 gene encoding homeobox-like protein HDP1 isoform X1 gives MCDLIDLNSPDTKGLLSTQLASPLIPVPKDTAYDNYNDHANETRSLATEKRNSLENNPFDMVLHKTTEYIQKKHDPFEVTLEKALRSKRKKNSSVDFTDSLKQKRYSQKLKMNRTLDESLINRKLNQKTVSTNKIVNENIVSDSNKTNMLNDENTNNPSTIDVQDANLSILNQSIMNDTLLEPFKELNKEETNSISQSKTLICMELDKVNINKKPTSPTFLRVPKLLRSHSQGEKVSPKRSYLKHLSLIESLRTNSESGSSIHSTDFMNEGFLNSRSDRGSVLSSISNISSMNRLSSVSSTSYLSTMLSDGTINRTFLESCSSEKSDNMKLTEQTDFDKEINLVSSISMCSITNASNKAHSSMSDLTDQFNKLKAKTLELRVLENSPNEKNEIASISSNNVKECMTVMEKNEECNTNNKLIDVDIFTPDMSSSKEQSKSSISDVSSDSVFSEENKMNKSILHEAKLLAKTFEDLAVKTSSGSSIDDLITNNSSWTLELLPAFDDEVDNLIELPTSPNINTINSANEKVVECSYNTDSCSNKRETNMKDLEMELIEPISVEKRVATATLLLDLKKLITAENNMEANKLLDNLETVLGINWKNNTELLTTYLNSTNDLSKSPQKSNSCLEIKNVTENNMEQSQEDNLNSSLSNDVKGSVICADMNLNDSNMSKYSVDNQKNVKEINDNENELDTQNICKKDSSCRTDNNNSFENEKIVMELLTNLGKLLTGQTKEHSSLNLLKNLGKVLNCASNNCDTNENIKNDSNKIKIQHTSKKSKIKVENKSRTSILSKSDNRLSLDLESKKQPVSKNFIRRSISVSQTPPTKNLPRPLMSKGKNASQLKQVTKRFPSDPGFISSTSSTTVITHNNKEDVEKGSVTVPILDLQKEKTTMISSVKTKLKKKIGGDISQKKGPLKAVLPIGSMHKRESISKKVSPITDAATPPKFHKIISSTPNSIHSTAENKCTTKRYSRSSKPVASSTPDAQNSKTCKVQSQITNGLKKRNFSCDISPVTTRVNLNDSNGTNNSPKRVSKLPSPKRTTPKRCPVNSSIPKSQTPPVSKRLNSSFDVNQYERLCKSPQRLSHKRSISQKNSPISMRNTNGSTQCSPLRDSNKIIHKVKPINLISKLRRHSIGTNVMEKENNYI, from the exons ATGTGCGATCTCATAGATTTAAATAGCCCTGACACAAAGGGCTTGTTGAGCACTCAACTTGCATCACCTTTAATACCAGTTCCTAAAGATACAGCATACGATAATTATAATGATCATGCCAATGAAACAAGGTCTTTAGCAACAGAAAAACGTAATAGCTTAGAAAATAACCCTTTTGACATGGTGCTACACAAAACTACAGAATACATTCAGAAAAAACATGATCCTTTTGAGGTGACTTTGGAAAAAGCACTAAGatcaaaacgtaaaaaaaattcttctgtTGATTTTACAGACAGTCTTAAACAAAAAAGATATTCTcaaaagttgaaaatgaaCAGGACATTAGATGAATCTTTAATTAATAGGAAACTAAATCAGAAAACTGTATCTACTAATAAAATAGTTAATGAAAACATAGTATctgattcgaataaaactaaTATGTTAAATGATGAGAATACTAACAATCCATCTACTATCGATGTTCAAGATGCTAATTTGTCCATTTTGAATCAGTCTATAATGAATGATACATTACTTGAACCATtcaaagaattgaataaagaGGAAACAAACTCTATTTCACAAAGTAAGACATTAATATGTATGGAATTAGataaagttaatattaataaaaagccAACTTCTCCCACATTTTTGAGAGTACCAAAACTTCTTCGATCTCATTCACAAGGAGAAAAAGTATCTCCAAAAAGATCATACTTAAAACATTTATCACTAATAGAATCTTTACGTACAAATTCTGAAAGTGGTAGTAGTATACATTCAACTGACTTCATGAATGAAGGATTTTTAAATAGTCGCTCTGACAGAGGTTCTGTATTGTCAAgcatatcaaatatttcttcaatgaataGATTAAGCTCTGTTTCTTCTACAAGTTATTTATCAACTATGTTATCAGATGGCACTATTAATAGAACATTCCTAGAAAGTTGTTCATCAGAAAAATCagataatatgaaattaacTGAACAAACCGATtttgataaagaaataaacttgGTTTCATCGATATCAATGTGCTCAATAACAAATGCTTCAAACAAAGCTCATTCTTCAATGTCTGATTTAACAGaccaatttaataaactaaagGCTAAAACTTTAGAACTTCGTGTTCTTGAAAATTctccaaatgaaaaaaatgaaatcgcaTCTATCTCTTCCAACAATGTCAAAGAATGTATGACtgtaatggaaaaaaatgagGAATGTAATACGAATAATAAACTCATAGATGTTGATATATTTACGCCAGATATGAGCTCTAGTAAAGAGCAATCCAAAAGTTCTATTTCAGATGTTTCATCAGATTCAGTATTTTCT gaagaaaataaaatgaataagtCAATACTTCACGAAGCAAAACTCCTTGCAAAAACTTTTGAAGATTTGGCTGTAAAAACAAGTTCTGGAT caAGCATTGATGAtcttattacaaataattcatcatGGACTTTAGAATTATTACCAGCATTTGATGACGAAgtagataatttaattgaattaccCACATCTCCtaatataaatactataaattCAGCAAATGAAAAAGTTGTGGAATGTTCATATAATACTGATTCATGttcaaataaaagagaaacaaatatgaaagatTTAGAAATGGAACTTATTGAACCAATATCAGTAGAAAAACGTGTTGCAACTGCAACACTTTTATTGGATCTAAAAAAACTTATTACAGCAGAGAACAATATGGAAGCAAATAAACTACTAGATAATTTAGAAACAGTTTTAGGTATTAATTGGAAGAATAATACCGAATTACTGACTACTTATCTTAATTCAACCAATGATTTATCAAAAAGTCCACAAAAATCAAACAGttgtttagaaataaaaaacgtaacagaaaataatatggAACAGAGTCAGGAggataatttaaatagtagTTTGTCAAACGATGTGAAAGGATCAGTAATTTGTGCAgatatgaatttgaatgattCAAATATGAGTAAATATTCTGTTGATAATCaaaagaatgtaaaagaaataaatgataatgaaaatgaGCTGGATActcaaaatatatgtaaaaaagaCTCTTCTTGCAGAacagataataataattcttttgagaacgaaaaaattgttatggAACTTCTTACAAACCTAGGAAAACTATTAACTGGACAGACGAAAGAACATTCAAGTTtgaatttacttaaaaatttaggaaaagtattaaattgtGCTTCCAATAACTGTgatacgaatgaaaatataaaaaatgatagtaataaaataaaaatccaacaTACTTCAaagaaatctaaaataaaGGTCGAAAATAAATCGCGTACTTCAATTTTATCTAAATCAGACAACAGATTAAGTTTAGATTTAGAATCAAAA AAACAACCAGTtagtaagaattttattagaagAAGTATATCAGTATCTCAAACACCGCCAACTAAAAATTTACCTCGTCCGTTAATGTCTAAGGGCAAAAATGCATCGCAACTGAAGCAAGTTACAAAACGTTTTCCTAGCGATCCTGGCTTTATTAGTTCAACATCAAGTACAACAGTTATTACACATAACAACAAGGAAGACGTAGAAAAAG gATCAGTAACGGTTCCAATATTAGatttacagaaagaaaaaactacGATGATCAGTTCCGTTAAAactaaattgaaaaaaaaaattggtggGGATATTTCACAGAAAAAGGGTCCACTGAAAGCTGTTCTGCCCATAGGCAGTATGCACAAGAGAG AAAGTATTAGTAAGAAAGTAAGTCCAATCACGGACGCGGCAACGCCACCtaaattccataaaattatTAGTAGTACGCCTAATTCAATACATAGTACCGCAGAAAACAAATGCACTACAAAAAGATATTCACGATCTTCAAAACCAGTGGCTTCCTCCACTCCGGATGCTCAGAATTCTAAAACTTGTAAAGTACAATCGCAAATAACTAACGGTTTAAAGAAGCGAAACTTTTCTTGCGATATCTCTCCAGTAACTACGCGTGTAAATCTTAATGATAGTAATGGAACAAATAATAGTCCTAAAAG AGTTAGTAAACTACCGTCCCCGAAGAGAACAACACCTAAACGTTGTCCAGTGAATTCTAGCATTCCAAAATCTCAGACTCCGCCCGTGAGTAAGAGATTGAATTCTTCGTTTGATGTTAATCAGTACGAACGTTTGTGCAAATCTCCACAGCGTTTGTCGCATAAACGATCGATTTCTCAAAAGAATTCACCAATTTCCATGAGAAATACTAATGGTAGTACACAATGTAGTCCTCTAAGAgacagtaataaaattattcacaaaGTGAAACCGATCAATCTG atcTCGAAACTCCGACGGCACAGCATTGGTACCAATgtaatggaaaaagaaaacaattatatttaa